The following proteins are co-located in the Halarcobacter sp. genome:
- a CDS encoding helix-turn-helix domain-containing protein, with product MTKRIDIDKIDDNDKCPVETAIDVLAGKWKILILWYLRRDIKRFSELKKMLPRTTQKMLIQKLRELEEDGLVHREVYPVVPPKVEYSLTEYGKTLKPIIKQLYLWGEIHKEKFNK from the coding sequence ATGACAAAAAGAATAGATATAGATAAAATTGACGACAACGATAAATGTCCAGTAGAAACAGCGATTGATGTATTAGCTGGAAAATGGAAAATACTAATTTTATGGTATTTAAGAAGAGATATAAAAAGATTTAGTGAATTAAAAAAAATGTTACCAAGAACTACTCAAAAGATGTTAATTCAAAAATTAAGAGAATTAGAAGAGGATGGTTTAGTTCATAGAGAGGTTTATCCAGTTGTTCCTCCAAAAGTTGAATACTCTTTAACTGAGTATGGTAAAACTTTAAAACCTATTATAAAACAGTTGTATTTATGGGGTGAAATTCATAAGGAAAAGTTTAATAAGTAA